The sequence aacatttatttagtgtctGGATATACATGAAAACGTGCTAGGCACTAAACAGAATTATCAAGACATAGTCCCTGACCTCAAAAATACACAATCAAGCAAATTAATTCTGCTGAGTGGGCACAACAGCACAATCTCCAACTCCGGGCACTTTCTGAACCAGATGCACCTATGGTGCTCATTATGTTCCCCTGTTTGTGGTATGATAGTGGTGAACATATGTAGAGAAAgaaacttcaaaataaataataaacctgACAAGTGTAGAATGATAAAGATTCAGGAAGAAATGAGCTGTTTTTCCACACTCTTACcttctcaaaaaaatattttagctatCTTGGTACTATGATCTGTTAATTaaccagaagagaaaaaaggaaagagctgGAAGCTCAGAACTGAGGTCAAAGAAAAAGGGTACAGAAACAAATtataagagagaaggaaggaatttaGAAAGTTAGAAAAGCCAAAATAATTGTAGGTGACTTTaaatgaaacacattttattCTGCCATCTAACATGTGCTTTATGCCTTAGAAACCAAACAACTAACAGCCGTACTTAAGATTGCTGATCCTTACTCCTTTTCAATCTTGAGGCTTCCGCTAGCTCTTGaagtcagagaagagaaaaagaatagcaTAAAGTACAGAAGGATTCTGTCTAacaccacagccaacatcatgctGCCCATATCTTAGAGCTTGGCCACTGATCAACTACGAGACTGTGTCTGAATCATAATCCTGATAATCTAAGGATTCCATTAGAAAAGTAAATTCTAAAACTCCTAACTAAGGAACTAGAATATTTCCAAGGGCCACTACAGGAAACCTGAAGACCTAATTTCTGAAGTTTTAGAAGCATTTCAAATCTCATTTTCAGTGGTCATGCTATTCAAAGAGATCTTTTACAGCTTCACAGCAGGAAATGATATTCACTTGTGCTTCTATCTCTATACCTACTTGCCATAATACCTACTGGGAAACTCCTCTTTCTATACCTGCAGCCTCAAACTGTAGCAAAACCACAAAACTCCCCACTACTGCATCCACAGGCTCTCTAAAGCAAACTGAGTAGAACAGCCTACTGACCATAAGGCAATGTAACAAATACATATTCCTAAAAAATGTGAAGGTACTTTTCAACAATACAAGCAATGTGTCAACCGAAAATTtggctcatatatatatatatataaaaaactaggCTAAAAGTTAAGGATGGATAATTTATATATTGCTCAAGAATGTGTACATTCAAGGTTTTCTTCTTGAAGTAGGGAGTAAAGAGGGGAAAGAGACATGAACCCCCAAAATGGTTATTGTGCATTCAAGGTATATCTGCATGTTATAATCAACACCtgcttagggaattccctggcagtccagtggctagaaCTCCGTACTCTCACTACCGaaggccagggttcgatccctgatgggggaactaaaatcccacaagctgggcAGCgtggccataaaaaaaaaaaaaaaaaaaccatctgcTTAGTATCAGCCATACTTCATCCAGCTTTTGCTTGCACTATACAAACTTATGAAGTTGAAGCGCAAGCCATACCTTTTACTGTTTCTCCTCTTCCACCAAATTTAGGAATAAAAGGTATCTTCAGGAAGGAAGATGATTTGAATTCTATAGAAGAACTCTCAATTGATCAAATTGCAGCAAAAGTGGATGTAATTTGTAGCCAGAAATAGGTCTTAATATAAAATAAGGAGTTTCTGATGGTTCTTTACCTGCTTCACTACTCCCCCCAACGACAACAAAAAGTACTATAAATACTTGCTTATACAGCCTGTGTGTAGAAAAGCTTCTGGCACAAATTTCTTAGGCCTCTTCTCAAGACCCTCAAGCCTGATCCTCTGAGATGACAAACCTCAAGagtcaaaataaaaccaaaagggaTGAAGACCAGAAAGGAATAGGAAGAACAAAGAATTTCTAATCACTTCTTACTTGTTCATTCTACTTAACTGGTCCTAGTTTAGTCTCTATGCTTCCCATGATCCATTAATTTGgctattatgataaaatattcttaatctctctaagccCTTCTAATTTAGACAAGTCCTGACAtaatgctatttttttctctatgacccagatgaaatatttttatagtccTTGGAACCCTTGATGCCCCCTCCTAAATTCCTGCTCTGTGGCTCTAAGTTACGACAGTGGAGACAAACTGTATGTGAAAGGTCCTGTGGAAACAGGTGAGTAAAGTAAGGGAACTGCAGCAATTGGgctctccaccaccaccatcaggatatttctctttcttccctacAGTATTTAACAAgtaaagcagaaaggaaaaggccAGCATACACAAGAGAGGCTGCAGCAAAGAGCTACCCCAAGCTTTTTAGGAATCctcatatctttccatttgttataGGTACCTAAGTCTGGAAAATATCTTTGGAATATGTCTTGTGTGTAGGAATGCATAAAAGATAACACCTTGCAAAAGTCAAACATACAGGTTTAATAACGTGCAACTAATGAAGATGgtttataaatgaaataacaccTACACATTTAGTTCCCTAAATATATTACACTATTAATCATTAAAGTTAGACCTATAAGTACAAGTTTTCCATATGTGGAAAagtaaatctgtttttaaattaaagagaaattattactctaattcttaaaaataaaactatcaggATAAATTTCAAGTGTAGCTGCTCATAGTCactgaataaatttaaatttgataataaaacatttaagtttCAACCAATGCACCTTCGTTGAAGCACATTTAGCTGAAATAACTTCGAGTCTGGTTTATTTCCATCACATATAGTACATTTTTCCAACAAGAGCATGTACATtcaatatagaacatttccagcaaCAGTTACAGTCTTTCTAGTTTCCTTTCACAGTATATTTTAGTGCAAAGCACTGGGAAGGGTAAATGTTTTTCTAGCTATGAAAGCATTTTATTATGACCTTGTGGatcttcaacattttaaaattttatacaaaaagTATATAGATGGACAGGGTCCCTCCTAAGTACAGGGATGAACCTATATAAAAACATGGTATATTCTCTGctgtaccttttaaaattataatttgacaaaaattactaaaaaataaaatattccctaaaaagtacaaaatattgaTTACACAAAAACCTGTCCAGTATTTCATTAAAGATAGATGTACTTCTGTTTTCCCTAAAATCTTGAttacaaaaatggacaaaaattcattattttctaaattttacagtAGGGATCAAATATTATCTAAAGTGGTCATTTAAGATTTTActtgggagagaaaaagaatcagGGTTTATACCCCAATCTTCCTTTTTTAGcaatatgtaaagaaataaacTAGTATTATAAGAAGTGGATGTGCAGGGATTGTCTGCATCCATAAAATAGCAGTAAGCTATTTATTACCTTCATATTAACATTAGTAAATGtggggtcttttaaaaaaaaaactgaaaaattaagttGCATCTATCATTAAAGTGCTTTGTatgaaacttaaagaaaaataggggaatgtttaattttcataaaaaccTCAGATGTTTACAAATGAAGAATGTGATGATCCATGGATGAAAATGAACCGGAAGTTTcctatagtatatattttagaatgaaattttcaaacatttaagtGCTATAGAACAAGTTAGAAATAAATGGatgtaaaaataattacaaatatttagTAGGCTAAATATTTATAATGTGTTGAGATTTGTCTTTTGGTCCTAACATACGCTCACTAGGAAATTATATATCTGTacaatccaataaaaattctGCCAAATAAAGTGGAACAAAACTAAAATCGCTAACTTATAAAGTCTTTGATAATTAAAAATCACCAGTGGTGGTATTTTCTTCAGATTGTTGATCACTTAATCAACAAACTGCTGGAAAACAAAATTTGCAACATTTTTGTAGAAACTGTAGACCAAATGCACAGGGGTGGTTAGCTGATGGACTGTGATGACAATACAAAATGTCACAGCTACTTGAAAGTGCTGGAAGAGGCAGTGCCTTAGAAACAAGTGGTTAGATGGTTATTATTTTAGTCAGAAAACAGCAGTTACAGTCatatatttatcaaatttttttctttttttttcctcatagtaCCATTTGAAGATGTTTAGTGGTTCTAACACCAATTTAAAGTCTTTCCACAAAAATGAACTCCAAACCTTTTCGTACATCACTTGAAGTTATCTgaggagaaatgggaataaatgaACACTTTTGAGTTTAccaataaaaccttattttcaaaataatacaatAGTAAATGACTTCTAAAGGATGGTTTCATCTCAAGTTTTccacacaaataaaaaaatgtgtGATAATCAAACCACAACATTTAACCTACTGAGCACTCAAACTAAGTATACTGCTTTAGAATCTGAATCCAAAACTAATTTAAtactaattaaatatattaaatgcattAATACAAGGGACACAGGTACTGaaggtaaactttaaaaatatagagagacTTGCAAAAACAAGTACAGGGAGTCTACTCCTTAGTtcatattgcattttaaaaatctacatttgTTCCAAAACCCTCtaaaaaactaatatttttttctttcttcccaataggaattttatttttcttgcaacaCACaaccacaggagaaaaaaaaaaaaaaaacctccttaaTAATATTACCTATGTTGAAATGATCACCAAAACTTTATTTAAAcgaaaaggtaaaaataagagGATCAGGGACCTAAACAATCACTTTTTCCAAaggtaaaaactaaaaaacaggaactaacacatactcccaaggagaaggaaaaataaacccaaacttTTGTTTATCGTTTCCCCCTTTGCCTGGAAGCACTATGTTAAAcgtaaataataaatgctaattgTTCTAAATTCAATTTGGGGATTGTTTTTTCTGAGTGCAGCACTTTATTTAGCCGTCACAGATTAATTTAACAATAATTACAGTGCCTCAAAAGACTTTTTTCCTATAATTATTGCCTTCACAAATTCATTCTAATATACTTAACTTCCTACAATGTATTAATTAGTAGACTAAGTCACTGAATCAAATTAAACCTGTGCAAAGTTAGTTAAACAGAAGACTTCTATTGTAAACATAAGccaatataaatgtatatattttacaacaTTGAGAGGAAATCACTGACCCTGTGCCATCTACCTATAACTATATTGCATTGTCCTGTGGAAGATAAGTTCTGAAGTTAACTTTTGTTCCCAAGCCACTGGAATAAAGGTCACTGAAGAGGTAAATGCGATATGCACATTACTCTTGCAGTTCCCACTGCCGTAAGATATATGGAAGCAAATGTGTTAAAATGGAACCAGCTATAAattatggtcaaatgatttttttagttcgatggggggaaaaaagcaaaactctGTAACTGTTCCTCACCAGACAAGAGCCTTAGATCTTGTACTTCGgcctttggttttgtttccttcaggTGAATTGGAAGCATTTGCCTTATGAGTTTTCTTATGATGTTCAAGATAAGTCTTTTTGGCAAATGCCTTTCCACATTTATTGCATCTGTGAAGAGAAAAGTTTTTTGTGACTTTTACTTCAATACCAACATCAGCTACTTCATACTTTTTACTAGGAGAGTTAGAAGTGCCATCGtgttttgaatcactatgttttgCTTCGTCTCTTGAAGGGCCTCTTTTTGCCACTTTATTTAGAACAAAATCAATGGGCTTTTTTATAGCTCTGATCTCTAAACTGGCTGTTATTTTCCCAAGATAACGGGATGACTTTTTATGAACCACAGTTATATGTCGTATCACATCGCGCTTCCGACGAGTTTCATAAGTGCAAAGAGGACACTTGTAGAATTTAACATAAATGTTATTCCCATCTGTGTGCAATTCAATATGTTTAGTCAAGTTCTGTTTGGAAGTAAACTGACGTTTACAAAGTTTACAGTAAAGTTGCTTAAAGTCAAAGCCAGCTGAAAGTTTTGGCTTCCTGGTTTTTTGCTGGCCACCTGCAGCAGACGGACTAGTTGATTTAGGGCTTTCAGAGTcttgtttaactttatttttctgtgctGCCGGTGcgttctttttttcatttgaatgatTTGTTCCCTTTAATTCATTCTGTGGAGAATGGATAATGGAAGGGGGTGAAGATTCTACAGAATCTGCTGGTTCaactttaacttttatttctgaACTGTTGGCAGTATTATTGGGGCCTTTCTCTCTTTTAGAGTTTGTTCCAGAAAGAGTTATCTTGTGGACAATTTGCATATGTCTTTTAAGCATTATTTGTGAACTATATTTCCTCTTGCAAAGGAGGCATTTGCATGCAGTTAAATTGTATTCAGCCTTTGAAGACGACTTTTGTTTTCGAGCCTTAAAAGATTTTTTAGGAGAAACAGAATCCAGGAACAAAGGTTGCCCAGGCTTTGTTGCTATATCAGGAGTAATTGAATCCCTCCTTAGTCCTCtatgaacttcatcaaaatgcCTCCTTACATTCGCTTTTGTAGCAAATGATTTACAACATACTGGACAACTCCTACTTAATGGAACTAGAACATTCTTACTGCGTCCTTTAGAGGATTGGTTTGGATTCTTTCGTGTTTCAATGTACTTTTTtagttcttccatttttttcttgtgtactTTTCGAATGTGACGACGAACACCTCGTCTGGAATTGAATTCTTTTCTACAAAGACAACATATCAACTGGTGACCAAAATCAGAATTGTCAGAAGTTTCCAAGTCGGCCTGTGATTCCTGCAGTTGTTCATCAGATGTAGGTGCAACTTCATCTGCAACAATTTCAACAGGAGGGGGCTCTACAGTTTCCACCTCTGTGTCTGTAACTGGAACTGTCTTAGACTGTTCAGTGCTAGTTTCCTGTATTTGAACTTCAGGCTGTTCAGGAGTACTGCTTGACTCTGTGACTTCAGTAGGATTATCAGTCCTTGAAATATATTGAAAAACTGCATTCTGATTCGTTTCTATGGGTTCTAGCTTAATAATGTATTCTCGCTTGTCCACACTTGGATATATGGCTTCTAGGAGATCACTTATGGCTTGGCTTTGTTTATCATTTACATCAGGAAGGTCTGTTAAGgaaaaaacaacattttaatcTGAAATAATTAGCCTGCTCTAGccctctaatatttttaaatgtattatgaacctctattttaaaatttattatattactggtttgcatttatttttacaagagcATTATCTACTTCTCAGTATTTTATGAGTATAAAAACaagtattaattaaattaaaatttgctttaatttACAATCTCATCATGGTACACAAATGTTAAGGAGTAGATGCAATCTGAAGAGTTACTTCTAATAAGGGcccttaatataaaatatttaagcacATGGgtacaataaacaataaaaatagtatttcatatttttaggcTAGCAAAGGCAAATCAAAGTTCTCATAACCCAAGATGGATAAAACACCATGAAGAATGttactacatataaaaataattctttttttagaaaatataacagCATTCCTATTAACTTAATCCATAATAAATAATCTCATCTAATTGTATAGGGACATTTGAACATCTTATGGAAAATGAAGACGATTTATAGGAAAATACATAAACATGAATGACAGGATGTATAGAAGTGTTTGCTAAATTCAGTCCTATTACATGTCTTCTTAACATGGCAACCTATtaaaacaaatgattaaaaaCTACAGATTAACTCCAAAAACAGAGCtagttttatttatctgtgcAATAATTACACCATCTG is a genomic window of Delphinus delphis chromosome 9, mDelDel1.2, whole genome shotgun sequence containing:
- the ZNF800 gene encoding zinc finger protein 800 isoform X1, with the translated sequence MPLRDKYCQTDHHHHGCCEPVYILEPGDAPLLQQPLQTSKSGIQQIIECFRSGTKQLKHILLKDVDTIFECKLCRSLFRGLPNLITHKKFYCPPSLQMDDNLPDVNDKQSQAISDLLEAIYPSVDKREYIIKLEPIETNQNAVFQYISRTDNPTEVTESSSTPEQPEVQIQETSTEQSKTVPVTDTEVETVEPPPVEIVADEVAPTSDEQLQESQADLETSDNSDFGHQLICCLCRKEFNSRRGVRRHIRKVHKKKMEELKKYIETRKNPNQSSKGRSKNVLVPLSRSCPVCCKSFATKANVRRHFDEVHRGLRRDSITPDIATKPGQPLFLDSVSPKKSFKARKQKSSSKAEYNLTACKCLLCKRKYSSQIMLKRHMQIVHKITLSGTNSKREKGPNNTANSSEIKVKVEPADSVESSPPSIIHSPQNELKGTNHSNEKKNAPAAQKNKVKQDSESPKSTSPSAAGGQQKTRKPKLSAGFDFKQLYCKLCKRQFTSKQNLTKHIELHTDGNNIYVKFYKCPLCTYETRRKRDVIRHITVVHKKSSRYLGKITASLEIRAIKKPIDFVLNKVAKRGPSRDEAKHSDSKHDGTSNSPSKKYEVADVGIEVKVTKNFSLHRCNKCGKAFAKKTYLEHHKKTHKANASNSPEGNKTKGRSTRSKALVCLGKPSPRSAAALRPAAPGSRCPPAGAVTTRQAAASCRAKLRGGAARERQHAARGLGKPAPP
- the ZNF800 gene encoding zinc finger protein 800 isoform X2, which encodes MPLRDKYCQTDHHHHGCCEPVYILEPGDAPLLQQPLQTSKSGIQQIIECFRSGTKQLKHILLKDVDTIFECKLCRSLFRGLPNLITHKKFYCPPSLQMDDNLPDVNDKQSQAISDLLEAIYPSVDKREYIIKLEPIETNQNAVFQYISRTDNPTEVTESSSTPEQPEVQIQETSTEQSKTVPVTDTEVETVEPPPVEIVADEVAPTSDEQLQESQADLETSDNSDFGHQLICCLCRKEFNSRRGVRRHIRKVHKKKMEELKKYIETRKNPNQSSKGRSKNVLVPLSRSCPVCCKSFATKANVRRHFDEVHRGLRRDSITPDIATKPGQPLFLDSVSPKKSFKARKQKSSSKAEYNLTACKCLLCKRKYSSQIMLKRHMQIVHKITLSGTNSKREKGPNNTANSSEIKVKVEPADSVESSPPSIIHSPQNELKGTNHSNEKKNAPAAQKNKVKQDSESPKSTSPSAAGGQQKTRKPKLSAGFDFKQLYCKLCKRQFTSKQNLTKHIELHTDGNNIYVKFYKCPLCTYETRRKRDVIRHITVVHKKSSRYLGKITASLEIRAIKKPIDFVLNKVAKRGPSRDEAKHSDSKHDGTSNSPSKKYEVADVGIEVKVTKNFSLHRCNKCGKAFAKKTYLEHHKKTHKANASNSPEGNKTKGRSTRSKALV